The genomic window AGACCTGGCCCGCGCCAACCGCATTGCCGCCCGACTCCAGGCGGGCAATATCAACATCAACGACGGCTTCGTGGCCACCTATGCCGCCAAGGCGACGCCGTCGGGCGGGGTGAAGCAGTCCGGCGTCGGGACGCGGCACGGTGATCAGGGACTGCTCAAGTACACCGACACGGTGAACGTCGGGGTGCTCAAGCGTCAGGTGTTGTCCGCGCGTGCGGGGCAGCCGTACGAGAAGCAATTGAAGATGACGCTGACGTCCTTGCGGCTGATGCGTAGAACCAGGCTGCGCTGAGCCCAAGGAGGTAGCCGTGGCGACACCGTCGTTGCCGGCCGGATTCGACTTCACCGATCCGGCGCTGTGGGAGACACGAAGGCCCGTCGAGGAATTCGCGATGCTGCGCCGGACCGCTCCGGTGTGGTGGAATCCGCAGCCCGATGATCACTCGGGTGGATTCCGCGACGGCGGCTACTGGGTGGTCAGCAAGCTCGCTGACGTGAAGGAGATTTCGCGCAATGCGGAGCTGTTCTCGTCCGAGCGCAAAGGCTCGATCATTCGGCTGTCCGATGACATCACCCCCGAGCAGCAGGCGGCGTCGAGTGTGCTGCTGGTGAATATGGATCCGCCGAAACATTCCAAGTTTCGCAGGATCATCACGAAAGGCTTCACGCCGCGCGCGGTGGAGGGACTGCGCGCCGCATTGACCGAACGAGCGCATGCCATTGTGCACGAGGCGAAAAAAGCGGGCGGTGGAAACTTTGTCGAGCAGGTCGCCTGTGAGCTGCCGTTGCAGGCGATCGCCGAGCTGATCGGCGTGCCGCAGGCGGATCGGCGAAAGCTGTTCGATTGGTCGAACCAGATGCTCAGCTACGACGACCCGGATTACGGCGATCCCGCGCTCGCCTCGACCGAAATCCTCGGCTATGCCTGGAACATGGCCGAGCAGCGGCGCGGCCATCCGGCGGGGGATATCGTGTCGGAACTCGTGCACGCCGACGTCGACGGTGAGTCGCTGGGCTCCGACGAATTCGGCTTCTTCGTCATCCTGCTTTCGGTGGCGGGCAATGAAACGACACGCAATGCCATTACGCACGGCATGAAGGCATTCGTGGACAATCCGGAGCAGTGGGAGCTGTACAAGGCGCAGCGGCCGCGCACCGCGCCGGACGAGATCGTCCGTTGGGCCACGCCGGTGTCCGCGTTCCAGCGCACGGCTACCGCGGACACCGAGCTCGGCGGCCAAGTGATCCGGCAGGGCCAGCGGCTCGGGCTGTTCTACGGCTCGGCCAACTTCGACGAGGACGCGTTCACCGATCCGTTCACCTTCGATGTGCTGCGCGACCCCAATCCGCATGTCGGTTTCGGCGGCACCGGCGCGCACTACTGCGTCGGCGCGAACCTGGCCCGGTTGGAAATCGACCTCATGTTCAACGCCATCGCCGACGCCATGCCCAAGATCACCGAAGTGGCCGATCCGGTACGGTTGCGGTCGGGGTGGATCAACGGAATCAAGAATTGGCAGGTCCGATACGAATGAATCTTCGAGACGTACCGCTACAGACACTGAGCGGGGAACCCGCGACGCTGGCGAAGTTGGCAGGCGACAACGTGGTGCTGCTGGTCAACGTCGCATCGAAATGCGGGCTCACGCCGCAATACGCCGGTCTGGTCGAGTTGCAGAAGTCCTACGGACCGCGCGGACTCAGCGTGGTCGGGGTGCCGTGCAACCAGTTCATGGGGCAGGAACCCGGCTCGGCCGAGGAGATCCAGCAGTTCTGTTCGACCACCTACGGCGTCGACTTCCCGCTGCTGGCGAAGACCGACGTCAACGGCGAAAACCAGCATCCGCTGTATGCGACGCTGGTCGAGACGGCCGACGCCGACGGTGCGGCAGGGGATGTTCAGTGGAACTTCGAGAAGTTCCTGATCGACCGGGACGGTAAGGTCGCCGGACGATTCCGGCCGACCGTCGCACCGGACGCGCCCGAGCTCGTCGCCGCGGTGGAATCGCTGCTCTGAGTGCAAAATTCGTGGCCCGGTCCCGCCGACGGCGGGACCGGGCCACGAATCATGTTCAGCGCCGCCGCTTTCGGTAGCGCACCGTGCATGGTTGCAGCAGCTGCACAACCATCTTGCTGTGGTCGTTGCGGTAACTCTCCGACGGCTGCGCCATCTCGAACTCCCAGTCCCGGAGCAGGATCGAGAAGATCGCCTTCAACTGCATCAGCGCGAACGCCGCACCGACGCAGCGATGCCGACCGGCCCCGAACGGGATCCAGGTCCACCGATTGACGATGTCCTCCTGCTTCGGGTCCAAGTAGCGGCCCGGATCGAACAGGTCCGGATTCGGAAAGTCGTCCGCGATGCGGTTGGAAACGGCAGGTGTGGCGGCCACCAGCTCGCCCGGCGCGATGCGATGCCCGCACACCTCGAAATCACCGCGCGCGACCCGCATCAGCACGATCAGCGGCGGATGCAGGCGCAGCGTCTCCTTGATGACGGCTTCGAGGTTCGGGATCTGGCGGAGCGCGCCGAAACTGATGTCGGAACCGTCGGCGTACAGCTCGTCGAGTTCATCGACAACCTGCCGCAGCTGGTCGGGGTGGCGGAGTAGTTCGATGACGGTCCACGCCGCGGTACCCGAGGTGGTGTGATGCCCCGCGAACATCATCGAGATGAACATTCCGGTGATCTCGCTGGCACTGAATCGCGGTGTTCCGTGCTCGTCTTTGATCGAAACGAGGACGTCGAGCATGTCCCGGTCGTCCTTGCCCGCGGGGGGATTCGCGGCGCGGGTGTCCATGATGCCCTGGACCAGCTCGACCAGTTCCGCCCGCGCGGCGTCCCGGCGGCGGAAGCTCTCGATGGGGGCGTAGGGGTCTACGTAGGCCAGCGCATCGGTTCCACGCTCCAGGTCGTGGTAGAGCCTGGCGAAGCGCTCGTCGAGTTCGTCGCGGAACTTGACGCCGATGAGGCAGGCGGACGAGGTGTAGATGGTCAGCTCGGCGAAGAAGTCGAGCAGGTCGATCTCGCCCGCGTCGCCCCAGCGCGCCAGCATCCGATCCACCTCGCGGCCGATCGTGGCGGCATGCCCGCGCATCTGCTCGGCGCGCAACGCTTGATTGTGCAGCATCTCCTTGCGCCGCTCCGGCGGCGCGTCGAAGACCACGCCCTCCCCGAAGATCGGCTTCATGAACGGATACGCGGCCGCCTGATCCAGATCCTCGTCGCCGGACCGGAAGAAGAACTCGTTCGCCTCGGCGCCGGACAGCAGGATCACCTGGCGCCCGGCCAGCTCGAACGATCCGACGTCCCCGCACTCCGCCCGTACCCGGCGCATCAATCCGATCGGATCACTCCGAAACTCTTCGAGATGCCCGTGCTCCTGCTGTCCGCCCGAAACGCGTTGTGGCGTAACCAGAGTCATCGGAATCCTCCCGGGGATCGCGGTCCGGATCTATCATGGACACGTGTCTGGACAGTACTACGACACGGGTGACCGGGCAAGATGGTCGCTGTGGTCGGCGGTGCGATTGAAGCTGGCCGCGGCGGCGATGGTGGTCACGCTGGTCGCGATAGTCGTTGCGGCCCTTTCGATGTTCGCGGGCCGTTACGGTGCGACGGCCACCGTCACCGTGGACGCGCCGCGCAGTGGGCTGGTGCTCGACCCCGCCGCGAAGGTGAAGCTGCGTGGGGTGGAGATCGGGCGGGTGGCGTCGGTGCGCCGGGCGGCCGACCGGGTGTTGCTGGGGCTGGAGCTCGATCCCGAAGCGCTGAAGCTCGTTCCGGCGAACGTGCGCGTTGATATCCGCTCCACCACGATATTCGGCGCGAAGTACGTGAATTTGGTTGTCCCGCAGCTGCCGTCAGCCGAACCGCTGCGTGAGGGCGCGACGGTGTCCGCGGCGGCGGTGACGGTCGAATTCAACACGCTGTTCGAACATCTCACGCAAATCCTGGCGAAGGTGGCACCGGAACGGCTCAATGCCACCCTCACCGCCCTCGGAACCGCGCTCCAGGGCCGCGGCGAAAGACTCGGTGACCTGCTGGCGCGCGCCGACGCCTATCTGAAGGACCTCAACCCGAGCCTGCCCGCCCTGCACCGCGACACGATCGCTACAGCCGAGGTCAGCGGGCTGTATGCAGATACCCTCGAAGATCTGTTGCGTACCACGGCGAATGTCACGTCGACGAGCACGACGATCGCCGACCGGGAGTCCGAGGTGGACGCGTTGCTGGTGAACGTCATCGGACTCGCCGACACCACCTCGGCCGTGCTCACCGAAAACGAACAGTCCGCCAGCGCGGCCCTCGACCTGCTCCGTCCTACCACCGGCCTGCTGAATGCGTATGAGCCCGCACTGAATTGCCTGATCCGCGGTCTCGCCCAGGCATTGCCCGCGGCCGAATCCTTCGTCGGCGGTGTGCAACCGGGCGCGGTCTTCTTTGCCGGTTTCATGACCGGCGGGGAACCGTACACCTATCCCGACGACCTGCCGAAGGTCAATGCCACCGGTGGCCCGCACTGCGGCGGCATACTTGATCGCATACCCGGCAGCCACGCCCCGTACATCGTCACCGACACCGGCGAGCGGACCCCCTACGCGCCGTCCACCGCGGTGGTAGTCAACGGGCCCAAGATATTCCAGCTGCTGTTCGCCGGGCTTCCTGGCGTGACGCCCCCGTAATGGCACCGCACAGAGCATCCATACTCCACACAGAGCTTGTAGCCCTTGTGGAGGGTATGGGCCCTCTGTGAGTGCGGCGGCTCAGCTGCGGTGGGTGAGGGGTTCGGGGAGGGCTAGGTGGTGGCGGAGGGTGGTGCCGGTGTATTCGGTGCGGTAGACGCCTCGTTCCTGGAGCTCGGGGATCAGCCAGTCGACTATTTCGTCCAGCCCGGTGGGCACGAGGTAGGGGGAGACGTTGAAGCCGTCGACGGCGCCGTGGCGGACCCAGCGGGCGAGTTCGTCGGCTACCTGGGCGGGAGTGCCCGCGAAGCCCGAACGTTCGGTGGTGGCGATGACCACTTCACGGAGGGAGAGGTTTTCGGCTTCGGCGCGGGCTCGCCATTCGCGGGCGATGGCGTGCGGGTCTTGGCCGTGACGGGGCGCGCCGCGGGTTTCGGAGATGGCGCGGTGTTCGGGATCTTCGGTGGGAAGCGGGCCGTCGGGGTCCAGGTGGGAGAGGTCGCGGCCCCAGACCTGCCCGGCCAGGGACAAGGCGGTTTGGCCGGTGTACTGGCCGTCCTTGACCCAGCGGACCTTCTCTTCGACTTCGGATTCCTTCTCCGCCAATACGATCTGAGTGCCGGGGAGGATCTTGATGTCGTCGTCGGGACGCCCCGCAGCGCGGAGCCGGGCCCGGATGTCATCGGCGAAGGCGAGTGCTTCGTCGAAATGTGTTCCGTGCCTGGAGAAGATGACCTCGGCGTGGGTGGCGGCGAAGTCGCGGCCGGTGGGGGAGTCACCGGCTTGGAAGATGACGGGGTGGCCCTGAGGGCTGCGCGGCAGCGTGGGTGTGATCGTGACCTGGAAGTGGTCACTGGATCTTTCGACCGGACGGATGGCGTCCTCGCTTGCCCAGGACGCGCTCTGCTGGGAGGCGGCGATGGCCCCGTCGCGCCACGAATCCCAGATGGCGCGGGCGATGTCGAGGAACTCCCCGGCTCGCTCGTAGCGCTGCGCGTGCTCCAGATAGCCACCGCGACGGAAGTTTTCGCCGGTCCAGGCGTTATCGGTAGTGACGGCATTCCATCCGGCGCGGCCGCCGGAGATCAGGTCGAGGCCACTCAAGCGGCGCGCCAGATCGGCGGGCTCGTTGTAGGTGGTGTTCTGGGTGGCGACCAGGCCGATGTGCCGGGTGACACCGGCCAGTGCGGCCAACTGGGCGATCGCGTCCGGCCTGCCCGCGATGTCCAATTCGAGGATCTTGCCGTCCTGCTCGCGCAGCCGCAGCCCCTCGCCGAGGAAGAACGCGTCGAACAAGCCGCGCTCGGCGGTCTGCGCGACGCGCCGGAAGGTCTCGAAGTCGATCTGCGAGCCGCTGGCCGGATCGGACCAGATGGTGGTGTGGTTGACGCCCTGGAAGAACACACCGAAATGGAGCTGGGCGTCCGGACGTGGCGGGACTGTCATGTCGTTGGCTCCTGTCGGTCAGTGCGCCGCGGCATAGCGATTGGCGGGACGGGCCAGCCCGAGGTTCGCGCGCAGCGTCGAGCCGGGCACCGGACGGTGCGTGACGCCGGTACGCAGCAGCGCGGGCAGCACCTCGCGGGTCAGTACCGGCAGGTCTTCATCGATGACCGCCGGGTGCAGGCGCACGCCGTCGAGGTGGGCGCTGAGGTGGGTCAGCAGATCGACGAGAGCGGCCGCCGATCCGGAAAAAGCCAGCCGGGCGGGAGAATTCGAGGGCGCGACACCGAACCGTTCGACGGCGGTCGCGCCGGGCGTATCCAGGGTGACGTCGATTTCGGCGAAGGCCAGCGGCGTACCCGCTGATCGGGCCTGCTCCGCCGATTCGATCGCGGCGGCGACCGAATCGGCCGCGACGAGCCGGACGTCGACGTCACCGTCGGCACCCAATACCACCGGTTGCCCCTGCGGCGGGCGTGGCACGATCGCCGGGCCTTTCACCGAGAACGTCGCCCCGCGAAAGTCGATGTAGTGCAGTTTGTTCCGGTCCAGGAAGCGCCCGTTGGGGTGGTCGCGGATTACCGCGTCGTCTTCCCACGAGTCCCACAGGCGACGCGTCACCTCGATGGAATCGCGGTATTCCCTGGCGAGTTCGTCCTCGCCGGTGATCCGCGGGCGGCCCCAGGCGGCGGCAGCGCGCGGGTCATCGATGCGTTCGGCGATCCATCCGGCCCGGCCGCGTGACGCATAGTCGAGCGTCGCGATCTGCGAGGAGGTGTGAAACGGTTCGGCGTAAGTGGTTTCGACCGTCGGGACCAAGCCGATGGTGCTGGTGGCCGCCGCGACGAACGAGGCCCGCGTCACCGCATCGATGCGGCCCGCGACGGCGTCGGGTGGCAGGATGGAATCGGCGAAGGTGGCGAGCGTGCAGCCCGCGTTCTCGGCCGCGGCGACGCGGGTGCGCAGGGTCTCGCCGGTCAGCAGACGATCCGGCGCATGCGTGGCGCGTCGCCACGCGTCGGGGTGGAAGCCTTCGCCGTCGAGTTCGATACCGAGCGCGAAAACGCCCATCCGACACCTTCTTCCGTGCTGCGATCGAAGGGCAGTGACAACGCCATTGTCGGCGGCGCAGCCCTCCTCGAGCATGCAATTCGGTGCGGTTGGGCGCGACGGTTTACCTCGGGGTGATTCGAAGACGACCGCGACGTAACGAATCCCGGGCTCGCTCGAGCCCGGGACTCCGCGGACTACCGCGCGGCGCGGGCCGAAAGACCCGCTGCGAGCAGCACCGTCACTCCTTCCGCGATGGCCGTGCCGCCGAGTGCGTGCGCCGCGGACAGCGTCGTGCTACCGGCCAGCCCGAGGAACAGCGTGCCGAAGGAGGCGATACCGACCACGATGCCGAGCTGCACATTGGTCACCAGGATTCCGCTGGCGTCCGCGGCCAGGTTCATCGGCACCTTGGCCAGCGTCCGCGTCATCAGCGGACTGAACGCCAGCCCGTTGCCCATACCGCAGATCGCCAGCAGTACCAGCACGAGCTCCCCGACGTCCGCACCGTTGCGCAGCAGCGCGCCGATGGCGACCATGCTCGCCGCGGCCAGCACCAGACCGAGCGGAATCATGCTGGTGTGCAAGCGATTCGGGATGCGCTCCCAGTTCAGGCTGGCGAGCGCGAACGTCACGCCCATCGGAATGAACAGCAGACCGGCATGCAATGCGCTGTAACCGAGAGTGCTCTGCAGATGGATGGCCATCACGAACATCCACCCGCCGAAGGTCGCCATGATCACGAACAGCGTCGCGGCGGCGAGCAGCAGTCCCGGCGCGGCCAGCACCCGGTGCGAGAAGAGCGGTTCACCACCACGCGCCGCGACCGACCGCTCGATCCCGACAAACACCGCGAAGCCGATCACACAGGCGCCCAACGAAATCCACGACCAGACCGGCCAATCCAATTCCGGGCCGAGCACCAACGGGAGTACCAATGCCAGTACCGCCGCCGTCAGCATGGTGAGCCCCGACAGGTCGAGGTTGCGATCGAAGCGCTGGGTCGCCGTGGGCAGAATTCGCGGCGCGAGCACCAGCAGCACCACGCCGATCGGCACATTGACCAGGAACACCCCGCGCCAGCCGCTGCCCCACAGATCGGCGCTGACGATCAGCCCGCCGAGCACCTGCCCGGCGACCATGCCGCCGGAGATGATCGCCGAGTACACGCTGAGCGCCTTGGCCCGCGCATGACCGGTGAAGTTTCGCTGAATGAGCGTCATGATCTGCGGCACCATTGCCGCCGCTCCGACGCCCTGGGCGAACCGGAACACGATGAGTGCGGTCTCGTTCCAGGCCAGCCCGCAGGCCAGCGACGCGGCCGTGAACAGGGCCAATCCGGCGATGAACATCCGCCGCTGAGTGAATCGGTCGCCGAGCCGTGCGCCGGTCACCAGCAGCACGGCGTAGGCGATCACGTAACCGGCCACGATCAGCTGCAAGGCAGCGCCGGAGGTGTGCAGGGAATCGCGAATCGACGGAATCGCGACATTGACGATGGAGGAGTCGAGCACCGCCATGAACTGGCCGGTGAGGATCACCGTGAGGATGGCCAGGGTGCGCCGCGCACCGTACGCGGCCGGTGGAGCTGCCGGGGGCGCGACAACCGGCGATGCGGTGGCCGGGTCCGGCGACAAGATCTGGGTCATATGCTGATCTTGCGAGCTCGATGACACCGGTAACAGGAGCCCATTAAAACTGGTACCGGCAATACCTGGATAAGCGGTCGGATCCTGGGCCGCTGCGGTGGAGTGGCCGCCGTTCCGGCCCGATGTGGCCAAGACCACTCGAGTCACCGCCGCGTATCACCTTCCCGGAAGTATTTACTTAGGCTAACGTGTTTTACGGGTTGCAGGGCTTTTCCTACTTATGACAAGGGAGGCTTGCCATGGCAGTGGATTCACCGGATGAGCGGCTACAGCGCCGCATTGCACAGTTGTTTGCAGAAGAT from Nocardia iowensis includes these protein-coding regions:
- a CDS encoding cytochrome P450; this encodes MATPSLPAGFDFTDPALWETRRPVEEFAMLRRTAPVWWNPQPDDHSGGFRDGGYWVVSKLADVKEISRNAELFSSERKGSIIRLSDDITPEQQAASSVLLVNMDPPKHSKFRRIITKGFTPRAVEGLRAALTERAHAIVHEAKKAGGGNFVEQVACELPLQAIAELIGVPQADRRKLFDWSNQMLSYDDPDYGDPALASTEILGYAWNMAEQRRGHPAGDIVSELVHADVDGESLGSDEFGFFVILLSVAGNETTRNAITHGMKAFVDNPEQWELYKAQRPRTAPDEIVRWATPVSAFQRTATADTELGGQVIRQGQRLGLFYGSANFDEDAFTDPFTFDVLRDPNPHVGFGGTGAHYCVGANLARLEIDLMFNAIADAMPKITEVADPVRLRSGWINGIKNWQVRYE
- a CDS encoding glutathione peroxidase, translated to MNLRDVPLQTLSGEPATLAKLAGDNVVLLVNVASKCGLTPQYAGLVELQKSYGPRGLSVVGVPCNQFMGQEPGSAEEIQQFCSTTYGVDFPLLAKTDVNGENQHPLYATLVETADADGAAGDVQWNFEKFLIDRDGKVAGRFRPTVAPDAPELVAAVESLL
- a CDS encoding cytochrome P450, encoding MTLVTPQRVSGGQQEHGHLEEFRSDPIGLMRRVRAECGDVGSFELAGRQVILLSGAEANEFFFRSGDEDLDQAAAYPFMKPIFGEGVVFDAPPERRKEMLHNQALRAEQMRGHAATIGREVDRMLARWGDAGEIDLLDFFAELTIYTSSACLIGVKFRDELDERFARLYHDLERGTDALAYVDPYAPIESFRRRDAARAELVELVQGIMDTRAANPPAGKDDRDMLDVLVSIKDEHGTPRFSASEITGMFISMMFAGHHTTSGTAAWTVIELLRHPDQLRQVVDELDELYADGSDISFGALRQIPNLEAVIKETLRLHPPLIVLMRVARGDFEVCGHRIAPGELVAATPAVSNRIADDFPNPDLFDPGRYLDPKQEDIVNRWTWIPFGAGRHRCVGAAFALMQLKAIFSILLRDWEFEMAQPSESYRNDHSKMVVQLLQPCTVRYRKRRR
- a CDS encoding MCE family protein — translated: MSGQYYDTGDRARWSLWSAVRLKLAAAAMVVTLVAIVVAALSMFAGRYGATATVTVDAPRSGLVLDPAAKVKLRGVEIGRVASVRRAADRVLLGLELDPEALKLVPANVRVDIRSTTIFGAKYVNLVVPQLPSAEPLREGATVSAAAVTVEFNTLFEHLTQILAKVAPERLNATLTALGTALQGRGERLGDLLARADAYLKDLNPSLPALHRDTIATAEVSGLYADTLEDLLRTTANVTSTSTTIADRESEVDALLVNVIGLADTTSAVLTENEQSASAALDLLRPTTGLLNAYEPALNCLIRGLAQALPAAESFVGGVQPGAVFFAGFMTGGEPYTYPDDLPKVNATGGPHCGGILDRIPGSHAPYIVTDTGERTPYAPSTAVVVNGPKIFQLLFAGLPGVTPP
- a CDS encoding NtaA/DmoA family FMN-dependent monooxygenase (This protein belongs to a clade of FMN-dependent monooxygenases, within a broader family of flavin-dependent oxidoreductases, the luciferase-like monooxygenase (LMM) family, some of whose members use coenzyme F420 rather than FMN.), with product MTVPPRPDAQLHFGVFFQGVNHTTIWSDPASGSQIDFETFRRVAQTAERGLFDAFFLGEGLRLREQDGKILELDIAGRPDAIAQLAALAGVTRHIGLVATQNTTYNEPADLARRLSGLDLISGGRAGWNAVTTDNAWTGENFRRGGYLEHAQRYERAGEFLDIARAIWDSWRDGAIAASQQSASWASEDAIRPVERSSDHFQVTITPTLPRSPQGHPVIFQAGDSPTGRDFAATHAEVIFSRHGTHFDEALAFADDIRARLRAAGRPDDDIKILPGTQIVLAEKESEVEEKVRWVKDGQYTGQTALSLAGQVWGRDLSHLDPDGPLPTEDPEHRAISETRGAPRHGQDPHAIAREWRARAEAENLSLREVVIATTERSGFAGTPAQVADELARWVRHGAVDGFNVSPYLVPTGLDEIVDWLIPELQERGVYRTEYTGTTLRHHLALPEPLTHRS
- a CDS encoding LLM class flavin-dependent oxidoreductase, translating into MGVFALGIELDGEGFHPDAWRRATHAPDRLLTGETLRTRVAAAENAGCTLATFADSILPPDAVAGRIDAVTRASFVAAATSTIGLVPTVETTYAEPFHTSSQIATLDYASRGRAGWIAERIDDPRAAAAWGRPRITGEDELAREYRDSIEVTRRLWDSWEDDAVIRDHPNGRFLDRNKLHYIDFRGATFSVKGPAIVPRPPQGQPVVLGADGDVDVRLVAADSVAAAIESAEQARSAGTPLAFAEIDVTLDTPGATAVERFGVAPSNSPARLAFSGSAAALVDLLTHLSAHLDGVRLHPAVIDEDLPVLTREVLPALLRTGVTHRPVPGSTLRANLGLARPANRYAAAH
- a CDS encoding MFS transporter; protein product: MTQILSPDPATASPVVAPPAAPPAAYGARRTLAILTVILTGQFMAVLDSSIVNVAIPSIRDSLHTSGAALQLIVAGYVIAYAVLLVTGARLGDRFTQRRMFIAGLALFTAASLACGLAWNETALIVFRFAQGVGAAAMVPQIMTLIQRNFTGHARAKALSVYSAIISGGMVAGQVLGGLIVSADLWGSGWRGVFLVNVPIGVVLLVLAPRILPTATQRFDRNLDLSGLTMLTAAVLALVLPLVLGPELDWPVWSWISLGACVIGFAVFVGIERSVAARGGEPLFSHRVLAAPGLLLAAATLFVIMATFGGWMFVMAIHLQSTLGYSALHAGLLFIPMGVTFALASLNWERIPNRLHTSMIPLGLVLAAASMVAIGALLRNGADVGELVLVLLAICGMGNGLAFSPLMTRTLAKVPMNLAADASGILVTNVQLGIVVGIASFGTLFLGLAGSTTLSAAHALGGTAIAEGVTVLLAAGLSARAAR